The following proteins are encoded in a genomic region of Herpetosiphonaceae bacterium:
- a CDS encoding DUF4013 domain-containing protein translates to MDLKRGLSYPTLDPEWVVKVLIGTLISIIPILNFVAIGYTMDTTRNVYHGRDTPLPEWNDFGGQFIRGFLGTVLQFLWGLPLLLLACPLIFILVGSIDPSTGEPTAASGAVIACLPIAIILGVLVLSPFMMAAFTRYAVTDRFSEAMPGPVLREVSSAPRPWLLILAAAFGFVVFAIVFQLCTLGFGALLFIPLTFYMQLVAAHWYAQAHRVASGGSAAPPSMV, encoded by the coding sequence ATGGATCTGAAACGTGGCCTGAGCTACCCGACCCTCGACCCGGAGTGGGTCGTCAAAGTGCTGATCGGCACATTGATCTCGATCATCCCAATCCTCAACTTTGTCGCGATCGGCTACACGATGGACACGACGCGCAACGTGTACCACGGACGCGACACGCCGCTGCCCGAATGGAACGATTTCGGCGGTCAGTTCATTCGCGGCTTTCTCGGCACGGTGCTCCAATTCTTGTGGGGCCTGCCGCTGCTACTGCTGGCCTGCCCGCTCATCTTCATCCTCGTCGGCTCGATCGATCCCAGCACAGGCGAGCCGACCGCCGCCAGCGGCGCGGTCATCGCCTGTCTGCCGATCGCGATCATCCTTGGCGTGCTGGTCCTCAGCCCGTTCATGATGGCAGCATTCACGCGCTACGCGGTGACGGACCGGTTTAGCGAGGCGATGCCGGGGCCAGTGCTGCGCGAAGTCAGCAGCGCTCCGCGCCCGTGGCTGCTGATCCTGGCAGCCGCGTTCGGCTTCGTGGTTTTCGCCATCGTCTTCCAGCTCTGCACCCTTGGCTTTGGCGCGCTGCTCTTCATCCCGCTGACCTTCTACATGCAGCTTGTTGCCGCGCACTGGTATGCGCAGGCGCACCGCGTGGCGAGTGGAGGGAGTGCAGCGCCGCCAAGCATGGTATAG
- a CDS encoding DUF4013 domain-containing protein — MPSLKTALSTIHRDRQWWRKVLLGGALSLTVVGYPLVEGYQLESIENTQNGYPTPLPRWNELGTKAVQGIFAFVIDFFFFVFPVLFGGMLLLCSTLALSLAGLGGAGLQIFGTFGGVLLIGWFGFAWLSSVSPIGKRLYVSDGQPTQALSTKPLRLALDPEARAVYLQARLQSLPVYLVPLALLLVTIQSTGWSGWLTLLLLWLCLSALLYARLVTVQLYDAAARDIQRRRFEAFRERTRS, encoded by the coding sequence ATGCCATCACTAAAAACCGCACTTTCGACCATACATCGCGACCGCCAATGGTGGCGTAAAGTGCTGCTGGGCGGCGCGCTGTCGCTGACCGTCGTCGGCTACCCGCTGGTCGAAGGCTATCAGCTCGAAAGCATCGAGAACACCCAGAACGGCTATCCCACGCCCTTACCGCGCTGGAACGAGCTGGGCACCAAGGCGGTGCAGGGTATTTTTGCGTTCGTGATCGACTTTTTCTTCTTCGTCTTTCCGGTACTCTTCGGCGGGATGCTCTTGCTCTGCAGCACGCTTGCGCTGAGCCTGGCCGGACTCGGCGGAGCCGGGCTGCAAATCTTCGGCACGTTTGGCGGCGTGCTGCTGATCGGCTGGTTCGGCTTCGCCTGGCTGAGCAGCGTCTCGCCGATCGGCAAGCGGCTCTACGTGAGCGACGGACAGCCCACGCAGGCGCTTTCGACCAAACCGCTGCGGCTGGCGCTCGACCCTGAGGCGCGCGCGGTGTATCTGCAAGCGCGGCTGCAATCGCTGCCGGTCTATCTCGTGCCGCTGGCATTGCTGCTTGTCACCATCCAGAGCACCGGGTGGTCGGGCTGGCTAACATTGCTGCTGCTCTGGCTATGCCTGTCGGCGCTGCTCTACGCGCGGCTGGTGACAGTGCAGCTCTACGATGCCGCCGCGCGCGATATTCAGCGCCGCCGCTTCGAGGCATTTCGCGAACGCACGCGCTCCTGA
- a CDS encoding molybdopterin-binding protein, with protein sequence MEAEIVAIGTELLLGVTVDTNSAYLAQQLATIGVPIRRVTLVRDDLAQIVGVLRDALRRVELVICSGGLGPTGDDLTREAIAQATERPLEFHQTLLDDIAARFAAFKRRMSESNRQQAYIPQGAYIIRNPRGSAPAFVAEGGAAGAGRFIAALPGVPDELMYLTEHALLPYLREHHGLSEVLVVRELRVTGLTEAAAGERIAEIMLGENPIVGITAKRGQHTIRIAAKAGSHEAANALIEPLVELIRERFGGHLLGEETLEQRVGGLLAEHQLRLALVETEPSAPVYRGLSQSAEARQALAHVLIQPHLTPADGDYAGLARALAAQAEEAQADARLAVLIEAGSASFKTVHFALGSSRAGAEPAYLARGFDWGLPQVSDFIATTALDLLRRWLESCPRDAAPERTESPA encoded by the coding sequence ATGGAAGCAGAAATCGTCGCAATCGGCACGGAGCTGCTGCTAGGCGTCACCGTCGATACCAACAGCGCATATCTGGCCCAGCAGCTTGCCACAATCGGCGTGCCCATCCGCCGCGTCACACTGGTGCGCGATGATCTCGCGCAGATCGTCGGCGTGCTTCGGGATGCGCTGCGTCGCGTCGAGCTGGTCATCTGTTCGGGCGGCCTGGGACCAACCGGCGATGATCTGACCAGGGAGGCCATCGCGCAGGCTACCGAACGACCGCTGGAATTTCATCAAACGCTGCTCGACGATATTGCGGCGCGCTTCGCGGCCTTCAAGCGCCGGATGAGCGAGTCGAACCGCCAGCAGGCGTATATTCCGCAGGGCGCGTACATCATACGCAACCCACGCGGCAGCGCGCCCGCGTTCGTGGCCGAGGGCGGCGCGGCAGGTGCCGGGCGCTTTATCGCGGCGCTGCCGGGCGTGCCCGATGAGCTGATGTATCTCACCGAGCACGCGCTGCTGCCGTATCTCCGCGAGCACCACGGCCTGAGCGAGGTGCTGGTGGTGCGCGAGCTGCGGGTAACGGGGCTGACCGAGGCCGCTGCCGGGGAGCGTATCGCCGAGATCATGCTGGGCGAAAACCCGATCGTCGGGATCACGGCCAAGCGCGGTCAGCATACGATCCGCATTGCCGCGAAAGCTGGCAGCCACGAGGCCGCAAACGCGCTGATCGAGCCGCTGGTCGAGCTGATCCGCGAGCGCTTCGGCGGGCATCTGCTGGGAGAAGAAACCCTGGAGCAGCGCGTCGGTGGGCTGCTGGCCGAGCACCAGCTACGCCTGGCGCTGGTCGAAACCGAGCCGAGCGCGCCGGTCTATCGCGGGCTGTCGCAGAGCGCCGAGGCGCGGCAGGCGCTGGCCCATGTGCTGATCCAGCCGCACCTGACGCCAGCCGACGGCGACTATGCCGGGCTGGCACGCGCGCTCGCCGCCCAGGCTGAGGAAGCACAGGCCGACGCGCGTCTGGCGGTGCTGATCGAGGCAGGCTCCGCAAGCTTCAAGACGGTGCATTTCGCGCTGGGATCGTCGCGGGCGGGAGCGGAGCCTGCCTATCTCGCGCGCGGCTTCGATTGGGGCTTGCCGCAGGTGAGCGACTTCATCGCCACCACCGCGCTCGATCTGCTCCGCCGCTGGCTCGAATCATGTCCGCGCGATGCAGCGCCGGAGCGGACGGAGTCTCCGGCATAG
- a CDS encoding YtxH domain-containing protein has protein sequence MKDFFSFVGGAVLGAAIGAGIILLSTPKSGEEARETIRERWNTALDQGKRAAREREQELWADFNTRVKAPAGLPLNESDKLEPVVT, from the coding sequence GTGAAGGATTTTTTCAGCTTCGTTGGCGGCGCTGTCCTGGGCGCGGCAATTGGCGCTGGCATTATTTTGTTGAGCACGCCCAAATCGGGCGAAGAAGCGCGGGAGACGATCCGCGAGCGGTGGAACACGGCGCTCGATCAGGGCAAGCGCGCCGCCCGTGAGCGCGAGCAGGAACTATGGGCCGATTTCAATACCCGTGTGAAAGCTCCCGCCGGGCTGCCGCTCAACGAAAGCGATAAGCTGGAGCCGGTTGTCACCTGA
- the thrS gene encoding threonine--tRNA ligase: MPVVTPENDPLYRLRHSAAHVMAQAVLEMFPEGKIAIGPPVENGFYYDFDLPRTLTPDDLGEIEKHMRRIVQGKHRFACREVSADEARELFKDQPYKLELIEGLQKGADEYGEKQIGTAGAEQESGRVAITTYKHDTFEDLCRGPHVEDTGAIKPDAFKLLRVSGAYWRGDENRPQLQRIYGTVWPNKKELEAYLHRLEEAKKRDHRKLGKELGLFHFSDEVGPGIPLLTPKGAVMRQIMEDYVRETQTRYGYDHVWTGHLVKESLYARSGHLENYSDSMYPPMVEDAEHGQIYRLKPMNCPSHMTLYNEMGIHSYRELPLRFAEFCTLYRFEKAGELNGMTRVRALTQDDCHIFCMPEQIEGEFSRALQLIREVFETYGFYDYYVRLSLRGSEGKYVADDEKWDRATAALKAALDANNVQYVAAEGEAAFYGPKADFIARDVLDREWQLSTIQVDFIQPARLGCEYVGEDGQRHTPVVMHRAVTGSWERFYGVLIEHYAGAFPVWLSPIQAAIIPITDRHVEYAREVEQTLKATGIRVQLDLGDARMNAKIRDAQLQKIPYMLVIGDKEQEAGAVAVRLRNNQNLGPMPVADVVARIQEKARTKDKEI; this comes from the coding sequence ATGCCAGTTGTCACACCCGAAAATGATCCCCTGTACAGGCTGCGCCACTCGGCGGCGCATGTGATGGCCCAGGCGGTGCTCGAAATGTTCCCTGAAGGCAAGATCGCGATCGGCCCGCCGGTTGAGAACGGCTTTTACTACGACTTCGATCTGCCGCGCACGCTCACGCCTGACGATCTGGGCGAGATCGAGAAACATATGCGGCGGATCGTGCAGGGCAAGCATCGCTTTGCCTGCCGCGAGGTGTCGGCGGATGAGGCGCGCGAGCTGTTCAAGGACCAGCCCTACAAGCTGGAGCTGATCGAGGGCCTGCAAAAAGGTGCCGACGAGTACGGCGAGAAGCAGATCGGCACGGCGGGCGCGGAGCAGGAGTCCGGGCGCGTGGCGATCACGACGTACAAGCACGATACGTTCGAGGACCTGTGCCGAGGGCCGCACGTCGAAGACACGGGCGCGATCAAGCCCGACGCCTTCAAGCTGCTGCGGGTGTCGGGCGCGTACTGGCGCGGCGACGAGAATCGCCCGCAGTTGCAGCGGATCTATGGCACGGTCTGGCCCAACAAAAAAGAGCTTGAGGCGTACCTGCACCGGCTGGAAGAGGCCAAGAAGCGCGATCACCGCAAGCTGGGCAAGGAGCTGGGTCTGTTCCACTTCTCGGACGAGGTCGGGCCTGGCATCCCGCTGCTCACGCCCAAGGGCGCGGTGATGCGCCAGATCATGGAAGATTACGTCCGCGAGACGCAGACGCGCTACGGCTACGATCATGTCTGGACGGGCCATCTGGTCAAGGAATCGCTCTACGCCAGGTCGGGCCACCTTGAGAACTATAGCGACTCGATGTATCCGCCGATGGTCGAGGACGCCGAGCACGGCCAGATCTATCGTCTCAAGCCGATGAACTGCCCGTCACACATGACGCTCTACAACGAGATGGGCATTCACTCGTACCGCGAGCTGCCGCTGCGCTTCGCCGAGTTTTGCACGCTCTACCGCTTCGAGAAGGCGGGCGAGCTGAACGGCATGACGCGCGTGCGGGCGCTGACGCAGGACGATTGCCATATCTTCTGTATGCCGGAGCAGATCGAGGGCGAGTTTAGCCGCGCCCTCCAGCTAATCCGCGAGGTCTTCGAGACGTACGGCTTCTACGATTACTACGTGCGGCTCAGTCTGCGCGGCAGCGAGGGCAAGTACGTCGCCGACGACGAGAAGTGGGATCGCGCTACGGCAGCGCTCAAGGCTGCGCTCGACGCCAACAATGTTCAGTATGTCGCGGCGGAAGGCGAGGCCGCCTTCTACGGTCCCAAGGCCGACTTCATCGCGCGTGACGTGCTGGATCGTGAGTGGCAGCTCTCGACGATCCAGGTCGACTTCATTCAGCCCGCCCGTCTGGGCTGCGAGTACGTCGGCGAGGATGGGCAGCGCCACACGCCCGTGGTGATGCACCGCGCCGTTACGGGCTCCTGGGAGCGCTTCTACGGCGTGCTGATCGAGCACTACGCGGGCGCGTTCCCGGTCTGGCTCTCGCCGATCCAGGCGGCGATCATCCCGATCACGGATCGCCACGTCGAGTACGCGCGCGAGGTCGAGCAGACATTGAAGGCCACAGGCATCCGCGTACAGCTCGATCTCGGCGACGCGCGCATGAACGCCAAGATCCGCGACGCGCAGTTGCAGAAGATCCCGTACATGCTGGTGATCGGCGATAAAGAGCAGGAGGCGGGCGCGGTTGCGGTGCGGCTGCGCAATAACCAAAACCTCGGCCCGATGCCCGTGGCCGATGTTGTGGCGCGGATTCAGGAGAAGGCGCGCACGAAAGACAAAGAGATCTAG
- a CDS encoding response regulator — protein sequence MIDSILIADDNPSIRSLLVRLIRRTKPNAHIVDVGTGQAALEACYRRRPKLVILDHGLPDINGCQVLHQLKVDSRASYVIMITGDPDVEQEALA from the coding sequence ATGATCGACTCGATCTTGATCGCCGATGACAATCCCTCCATTCGTTCCCTCCTGGTCAGGCTGATCCGCCGTACCAAGCCAAATGCTCATATTGTCGATGTCGGGACGGGACAGGCCGCTTTAGAAGCTTGTTATCGCCGCCGTCCAAAGCTTGTGATTCTGGATCATGGATTACCCGATATTAATGGCTGCCAGGTATTGCATCAGTTGAAAGTCGATAGCAGAGCGAGCTATGTGATTATGATCACGGGCGATCCGGACGTGGAGCAAGAGGCGCTCGCATAG